The Candidatus Effluviviaceae Genus V sp. genome includes the window TCACCGACAACATCGAACTCTCGTCGGTGACGCTCGAGTGGACGAAGAACGGGACGGGTCAGACCGACATCGAGATGACGCGTGTGCCGAGCACCTCGGTCTTCGAGGCCGACTTCACCGGCTCCGTCGCGCTGGGCGACGACATCGCCTACCGCATCGTGGCCACGGACGGGGCGGCCAACACGACGATCGAACCGTCGAGCGGCATGCACGCGTTCAGTATCGTCGACGCGATCCCGGTCGTCATCTGGGAGCCGGACCCCACGCCCATCACTGGCACAGAGCTCACGACGCTCCTCGACGCGCTCGACGTGAGCTACGTCCACACGACGACCGAGCCGGACTACTCGGACTACCAGTCGGCCTTCATCTGCCTCGGCGTCTACTCGCACAACTACTCGCTCTCGACGAGCGAGGCGAACACGATCGTCGCGTTCCTGAACGCCGGCGGAAAGGTCTTCATGGAGGGCGGCGACTGCTGGGCGTACGACTCGGCCAGGACGATCTACAACCCGTACTTCGGCGTCGCCGGCATGAGCGACGGCTCGGGCGACCTCTCGAACGTCGACGGCGAGGACGGGACGATGTGCGAGGGCATGAGCTTCGCCTACTCGGGCGAGAACTCGTACATCGATCACATCAGCGCGCAGACCGGCGCCACGCGCATCTTCACGAACCCGGCCGACGGCGCGGGCTGCGGCGTGGCGAAGGACGCGGGCAGCTACCAGACGGTCGCCTTCTCCTTCGAGTTCGGCGGGCTCGTGGACGGCACACCGTCGTCCACAAAGGAGGAGCTCCTCGTCGAGATCCTCGAGTTCTTCGGCATCTACAACACGGGCATCCCCGAGGGCGACGGGATCATCGAGCGGCTGGCGCTCCACCAGAACGCGCCGAACCCGTTCAACCCCGTGACGGAGATCGCGTTCGACCTGCCCGAGAGGGCCGAGGTCGAGCTCGCGGTCTACGACGTCTCGGGCCGGAAGGTCGCGACCCTCGTCGACGGTGTGACCGAACCGGGCCGCCACCACGCACGCTGGAACGGCACCGACGGCGCGGGACGCAATGTGGCCTCCGGCGTCTACTTCTTCCGCCTCTCCCGCGGTGGAGAGACGATCGTCAGAAAGGGCGTGCTGCTGAAGTAGACAGGTCCCGGCGCGTGAGCGCGCTGGAGCCCGAACTGTTGGGTTGTCCCCACAGTCATGAGCGAAGCGAACCGGCGGTCCGATGAGGACCGCCGGTTCGCGTTGTGCTACGTCGAGCGAGCTGAGCAGACAACCGCTTGGAGACCGCCCACAGGCGACAACGCCCCTTGACAGCGGCTCGCTATCTATTAGTATATGCTCATATGATGAAGTCACAGACAGACATGGAGCGCCTGGCCGGGACTTTCAAGGCCCTCTCCGATCCGACGCGGCTTCGCATCGTCAAGATGCTCCGAGACGCCGGCGGACCGCTGTGCGTCAACGCGATCGCGTACCGACTCGAGGTGACGCAGTCGGCGGTCTCGCAACATCTGCGGATCCTGCGCCAGGCCGGAATCGTCGAAGGCCGGCGCGCCGGACGGCGCGTTCACTACTCGGTCGACACGGAGGTGCTCAAGGAGCACGAACGGTTGTTCAAGAACGCGCTCAAGGTGAAGTAGGGAACCCGAGCCGACCAGTGGGTCGGCTGTTCTTCGACCTCACTCAGTAGAGTATGTGCATAAGCTAACTGAAAGGAGGTGACAATCATGTGCGGACGGACGACCGAGTGCGGGCACGGTGAGGCCATGCCGTGCCTCAAGCAGTTCGACCATCTGCGGGAGTGCTGGGGCAGCGAGAGCGATCCCGAGATGCTCAAGCGCTACCGCGCGATCCTGAAGGAGATGATCGCGGCCGTCGAGGCGAGGATCAACGAACTCGGATAGAACATGCATCGGGGCGGGCGGTTTGGAGATATCCGGGCCGCCTGTCCTCGAAGGGAGACACCGCGATGTCGAGACTGCTGTGCGCGCTTCTTGCCGTGGGCTGATCGCGCCGCTCGCCGGAGCCGACGGCCCCACCCCAACGCCGACGGCCGCCTGAGGATGGTGGCGTTCCGCTACCGCCGCGCGTCGTCTCTGAAAAAGGGCGGACGCTGTTCGTCTGTCGCAAGCCGCCCGTAGAGGCCCGGACGCCGGTATGCATCTCCCCACACCTCTCTCTTACGATAGTGGCGGAGGGCGTCGAGGTCGAAGCGCGCCAGCACGACTTCCTCGCCCTCTCCCCCCTCGACGATGGTCGTGTCGAGCGAGCGTCCGTCCTGGTCGAACGCGACCGGCGAGAAGGCGACCGACCGTCCCTTCTCTTCCGGGCCGGCGTAGTTCGCAAGCGCCACTCCGACCATGTTCTCGAACGCCCGAGCGCGAAGCTGCCCGGTCCTGTTCTGCTCCATCTCGCAGGCGTTCGGGACGAGGATGATCTCGGCGCCCGCAAGCATCAGGAGCCGGGCCGGTTCCGGAAACTCGCGATCGAAGCAGATCATCGCGCCGACCATGACCGGGCCGACCGACGTCGGAAGTTCGCACACGGGGAACGCATCGCCCGGCGCCGTCGCGATGTCCATGCCGAAATCGCACGTGTGTACCTTGGAGTAGCGAAGTGCCAGCTCGCCCCTGCGGTCGAAGATCGCGAGTGTGTTGCGGGGGAGCGCCGGGGCCCGGTCGCTCCCGTCGCCGAGCGTGTTCTCGAGTACCTCCTCGAGGAATGTCACGCCGACCGCCATTCCGAGTTCGGATGCCAGCTCTCGGAATCGACCGACGAACGCGCCGTCGAGTGGGACGGCCCGCTCCGCCCAGCGCTCGCGAAGTGCCTGTTCGGCTTCATCGTCGCTGAGCGAACGGAAGGAACCGTCCCGCACGCCGTCCCGCCAGGGGCGATACCCGATGTTCCACATCTCGGGGAAGAGAGCGATGTCGGCTCCCCGCCCGGCGGCCTCGCGGCAGAAGTGCTCGCCCTTCTCGGCGTTCGCGTCCTGGTCGAATCCTGCCGACTCCATCTGGAGCAGCGCGACCGTGAGTTCGGACATCGTTCTGGTTCTCCTGTGCGAATGGGAGGCCGGCGGCGCGATGCTCGAAAGAGCCCGCCAGTCACACCTTCCGAACGATCATGACCCACGCCCGGGTCAGGAGCAGCTCGCGGGGATACTCCGAGAGCTCGTCAGCCACGGCGCCGGTCAGGAACTGCTCGCCCTCGACCTCGCCGCGGTCGTGGTTCGTACCCACGCCGTCGAACCTCAGCACCTCCAGATGCTCCTCGAACACCTCCCGGTACTGCTCGGGCCGCAGGCGATTCAGCGGGACCCAGGCGGGGTGGAGGTTCTCCCGAAGATGGTCCCAGGGCGGTACCGTGTCAGACGCCGAAAGCTCCGGGAAGGCCCACTCCATGTGGTGCCCGCCGGAGAGCGAGTAGAAATTGTGGATGAGAGCGTAGAAGTAGCCGCCGGGCTTCAGGAGCCTTCGAACCTCCGACGCGAAGCGCGGGACGTCCTCGACGTGCTCGAGGACCGCGTTCGAGGCGATGAGATCGAACGACTCGGATGCCAGGTCGTAGCTCGCGGCCGCGGGGTCGGCCACGACGAACGCCACATCCTTGCGGTGAGGCAGGACCCGTGTTCCGGAGTGTTCCTCGAGCGCCCGGAAGTACGCCCCGTCCCACATGACGCGCCGGACACTCGACTTCAGAGCGCGCTTCAGGCCGCCATGTCGTGCAGTCCGGACGAACGCGAGCGGGAGAGCATCGGGCCGTACGTAGTCGACGTCGAGCGCCGTCGCCCGCGCGCCGTGCGCCGCGCAGAGGAGCGCGAAGGGGAAACGCTGTCCGCACCCCAGGTCCAGGACATCGGCTCCCCGAAGTCCGGCGAAGCCGCACTCCTTCACGTCCCGGATCGT containing:
- a CDS encoding T9SS type A sorting domain-containing protein, which gives rise to TDNIELSSVTLEWTKNGTGQTDIEMTRVPSTSVFEADFTGSVALGDDIAYRIVATDGAANTTIEPSSGMHAFSIVDAIPVVIWEPDPTPITGTELTTLLDALDVSYVHTTTEPDYSDYQSAFICLGVYSHNYSLSTSEANTIVAFLNAGGKVFMEGGDCWAYDSARTIYNPYFGVAGMSDGSGDLSNVDGEDGTMCEGMSFAYSGENSYIDHISAQTGATRIFTNPADGAGCGVAKDAGSYQTVAFSFEFGGLVDGTPSSTKEELLVEILEFFGIYNTGIPEGDGIIERLALHQNAPNPFNPVTEIAFDLPERAEVELAVYDVSGRKVATLVDGVTEPGRHHARWNGTDGAGRNVASGVYFFRLSRGGETIVRKGVLLK
- a CDS encoding metalloregulator ArsR/SmtB family transcription factor is translated as MKSQTDMERLAGTFKALSDPTRLRIVKMLRDAGGPLCVNAIAYRLEVTQSAVSQHLRILRQAGIVEGRRAGRRVHYSVDTEVLKEHERLFKNALKVK
- a CDS encoding carbon-nitrogen hydrolase family protein, yielding MSELTVALLQMESAGFDQDANAEKGEHFCREAAGRGADIALFPEMWNIGYRPWRDGVRDGSFRSLSDDEAEQALRERWAERAVPLDGAFVGRFRELASELGMAVGVTFLEEVLENTLGDGSDRAPALPRNTLAIFDRRGELALRYSKVHTCDFGMDIATAPGDAFPVCELPTSVGPVMVGAMICFDREFPEPARLLMLAGAEIILVPNACEMEQNRTGQLRARAFENMVGVALANYAGPEEKGRSVAFSPVAFDQDGRSLDTTIVEGGEGEEVVLARFDLDALRHYRKREVWGDAYRRPGLYGRLATDEQRPPFFRDDARR
- a CDS encoding methyltransferase domain-containing protein, producing the protein MFREFRELARYHSGSTDRFAEHDVRDVFGKTIRDVKECGFAGLRGADVLDLGCGQRFPFALLCAAHGARATALDVDYVRPDALPLAFVRTARHGGLKRALKSSVRRVMWDGAYFRALEEHSGTRVLPHRKDVAFVVADPAAASYDLASESFDLIASNAVLEHVEDVPRFASEVRRLLKPGGYFYALIHNFYSLSGGHHMEWAFPELSASDTVPPWDHLRENLHPAWVPLNRLRPEQYREVFEEHLEVLRFDGVGTNHDRGEVEGEQFLTGAVADELSEYPRELLLTRAWVMIVRKV